In Phaeobacter porticola, one DNA window encodes the following:
- the def gene encoding peptide deformylase, which produces MTVRLCLPWPDKHLRKRAEEVSDITEDTLALWQDMIDTMEAMPGVGLAANQIGVLLRLAVVDGSSERGRAVRLANPEILHASVALREHEEASPNLPGVSSKIKRPRAVTVRYMDETGATVERDFVGIEATSVQHQIDHLNGKMYFDNLSKVKRDILIRKAKKLNG; this is translated from the coding sequence ATGACCGTGCGCCTATGCCTGCCCTGGCCCGACAAACATCTGCGAAAACGTGCCGAAGAGGTAAGCGACATCACCGAGGACACTCTGGCGCTTTGGCAAGACATGATCGACACGATGGAGGCGATGCCCGGTGTTGGGCTGGCTGCGAACCAAATCGGTGTGCTGCTGCGTCTCGCAGTTGTTGACGGCTCCAGCGAGCGGGGCCGTGCTGTGCGCCTCGCCAATCCAGAGATCCTGCACGCCTCGGTCGCATTGCGTGAGCACGAGGAAGCCAGCCCTAATTTGCCGGGTGTCTCTTCCAAGATCAAACGGCCGCGCGCCGTTACTGTACGCTACATGGATGAGACTGGTGCCACGGTCGAACGAGATTTTGTCGGGATCGAAGCCACCAGTGTGCAACATCAGATCGACCACCTGAATGGCAAGATGTACTTTGACAACCTGTCCAAGGTGAAGCGCGATATCTTGATCCGCAAGGCAAAGAAGCTGAATGGCTGA
- the fmt gene encoding methionyl-tRNA formyltransferase produces MRIIFMGTPDFSVPVLDALVDAGHEIVAVYCQPPRPAGRGKKDRPTPVHARAEALGLEVRHPVRLKGEDEQQRFASLQADVAVVVAYGLILPQPVLDAPHHGCLNIHASLLPRWRGAAPIHRAIMAGDTQTGVCIMQMEAGLDTGPVLLRDATEIGGTETTAQLHDRLSHMGAALIVSAVDQLGSLKSDPQPDDGVTYAHKIDKAEAKIDWQRPAVVVDRQIRGLSPFPGAWCEIEGQRVKLLASRVVDGNGTPGTVLDDQLTVACGEGAVELLRLQRAGKGAQARDVFLRGFPVSAGSQL; encoded by the coding sequence ATGCGTATCATTTTCATGGGAACGCCGGACTTTTCAGTACCGGTTCTCGATGCTCTGGTGGACGCCGGGCACGAAATCGTTGCCGTTTACTGTCAGCCGCCCCGTCCCGCCGGACGGGGCAAGAAAGATCGCCCAACCCCTGTGCATGCGCGTGCCGAGGCTCTTGGGCTAGAGGTGCGCCACCCTGTTCGCCTGAAGGGCGAAGACGAACAGCAGCGGTTTGCGTCATTACAGGCTGACGTTGCCGTTGTGGTTGCTTACGGGCTGATCCTGCCGCAGCCCGTGCTGGACGCCCCCCACCACGGTTGTTTGAATATCCACGCAAGCCTGCTGCCGCGCTGGCGTGGTGCCGCTCCGATCCACCGGGCTATCATGGCGGGCGACACGCAAACTGGCGTCTGTATCATGCAGATGGAAGCTGGGCTGGACACGGGGCCGGTGCTGTTGCGTGATGCGACAGAAATCGGGGGCACGGAAACCACGGCACAATTGCATGACCGCTTGTCTCACATGGGGGCGGCACTGATCGTCAGTGCTGTTGACCAACTGGGTAGCCTAAAGTCTGACCCGCAGCCAGATGACGGGGTTACCTACGCCCATAAGATCGATAAGGCCGAGGCCAAGATCGATTGGCAGCGTCCGGCGGTTGTGGTGGATCGGCAAATACGTGGATTGTCGCCTTTTCCCGGCGCCTGGTGCGAGATCGAGGGACAGCGGGTAAAATTGCTGGCATCGCGCGTGGTCGACGGTAACGGTACACCGGGGACTGTTCTAGATGATCAGCTCACCGTTGCGTGCGGTGAGGGGGCAGTTGAACTGTTGCGGCTCCAGCGGGCTGGCAAGGGCGCACAAGCGCGCGACGTGTTCCTCCGAGGCTTTCCGGTTTCTGCCGGCAGTCAGCTGTAA
- a CDS encoding trimeric intracellular cation channel family protein: MTLLTLLDYGSVLVFALSGALVASRAQLDIVGFAFVASLTAVGGGTVRDLLLNRHPVFWVGDSNYILLASGASVIVFFTAHLVESRLRWVVWLDSFALAIAVSAGTGAAILTTQPPIVVVLMGMATGTLGGLMRDVVCNEVPLVLKQGELYISCAMAGAITAVTCIAFGLPTRWALVACAMVCWILRAGSITFGWHLPVYRSRPPRS; the protein is encoded by the coding sequence ATGACGCTGCTGACGCTGCTCGACTATGGTTCTGTATTGGTCTTTGCCCTGTCAGGTGCGTTGGTCGCAAGCCGCGCACAATTGGATATCGTAGGCTTTGCCTTTGTTGCCAGCCTAACAGCTGTCGGCGGCGGCACCGTTCGGGATCTTTTGTTGAACCGGCATCCAGTGTTCTGGGTCGGAGATTCCAACTATATCCTACTCGCCTCGGGAGCATCAGTAATTGTCTTCTTCACGGCCCATCTGGTGGAAAGCCGATTGCGTTGGGTCGTTTGGCTAGACAGTTTTGCGCTTGCCATCGCGGTTTCGGCCGGGACCGGCGCGGCGATCCTAACCACCCAACCCCCGATTGTTGTTGTGCTGATGGGCATGGCGACCGGCACCTTGGGTGGGTTGATGCGCGATGTGGTCTGCAACGAGGTACCATTGGTGCTAAAACAAGGGGAGCTTTATATCTCTTGCGCCATGGCAGGTGCGATCACTGCAGTGACCTGCATCGCATTTGGTCTACCAACCCGCTGGGCGTTGGTGGCCTGTGCGATGGTCTGCTGGATCTTACGTGCAGGATCCATCACATTTGGCTGGCACCTACCGGTCTATCGTTCGCGCCCGCCGCGCAGCTGA
- the rnhA gene encoding ribonuclease HI, whose product MADLFAYTDGACSGNPGPGGWGVLLRAMDGDTIVKEKELQGGEAETTNNRMELLAAINALESLARASTLTVVTDSAYVKNGVTGWIHGWKRNGWKTASKKPVKNVELWQRLDEAQRRHTVTWEWVKGHAGHPENERADELARAGMAPFKSSKAKA is encoded by the coding sequence ATGGCTGATCTCTTTGCCTATACAGACGGCGCGTGTTCCGGCAATCCCGGTCCCGGCGGTTGGGGTGTCTTGCTGCGGGCCATGGATGGCGACACCATCGTCAAGGAAAAGGAACTGCAGGGCGGAGAGGCTGAAACCACCAACAACCGGATGGAACTTTTGGCGGCGATCAATGCACTCGAAAGCCTGGCCCGCGCCTCGACACTCACGGTAGTCACCGACTCTGCCTACGTGAAGAATGGCGTCACCGGCTGGATCCATGGGTGGAAACGTAATGGCTGGAAAACAGCTTCCAAAAAACCTGTGAAAAACGTCGAGCTTTGGCAGCGTCTGGATGAAGCGCAGCGCCGACACACTGTGACCTGGGAATGGGTCAAGGGCCACGCAGGTCATCCGGAGAACGAACGCGCGGACGAGCTGGCGCGGGCGGGCATGGCACCGTTCAAATCCAGCAAGGCCAAGGCATGA
- a CDS encoding class I SAM-dependent methyltransferase has protein sequence MSGTDRETLAVYNGKAADYAKQNETHLREDPRLREFINACKPGGRVLDLGCGPGTSSAVMAAAGLCPLAMDASAEMIALANQLKGVDTCQASFDDLAGANIYDGIWANFSLLHAPRTKFPHHLTSLREALRTGAPFYIALKLGKGEARDALGRYYTYYEEDELINLLRTAGFTPHNRTTGESTGLDGALARWVSVACHG, from the coding sequence ATGAGCGGAACGGATCGCGAAACGCTGGCTGTCTATAATGGCAAAGCCGCAGATTACGCAAAACAGAATGAAACGCATCTGCGCGAGGATCCCCGGCTGCGGGAATTCATCAACGCCTGCAAGCCTGGTGGTCGCGTGCTGGATTTGGGGTGTGGTCCCGGAACCTCCAGCGCGGTGATGGCAGCTGCCGGGCTTTGTCCACTTGCCATGGATGCCTCTGCCGAAATGATCGCTCTAGCCAACCAGTTAAAGGGCGTCGACACCTGTCAAGCCAGCTTTGATGACTTGGCCGGCGCGAACATATACGACGGCATCTGGGCCAATTTCAGCCTATTGCATGCGCCCCGCACCAAGTTCCCGCATCACCTGACGTCCCTACGGGAAGCACTACGCACGGGTGCCCCCTTTTACATCGCGCTAAAGCTGGGTAAGGGCGAGGCCCGCGATGCCCTTGGGCGTTACTACACCTACTACGAGGAAGACGAATTGATCAATCTGCTGCGCACTGCCGGGTTTACCCCTCACAACCGCACCACCGGTGAGAGCACCGGCTTGGACGGCGCATTGGCGCGCTGGGTTTCGGTGGCCTGTCATGGCTGA
- a CDS encoding DUF3429 domain-containing protein, producing the protein MSRIPPAPLILGLAGLIPFVWGPLTTQIPTLQAWGASHLGPRFVGPYVQLFYGSVILSFMSGVLWGFATKTSGLRAATGYGLAVLPALWAFIMTGGGPTSAGINLIYGFAGLLLLDYAFFVWGLTPSWWMRLRLLLSAIVIASLAVGVYL; encoded by the coding sequence ATGAGTAGGATTCCACCAGCACCGTTGATCCTAGGATTGGCCGGGCTGATCCCCTTTGTCTGGGGTCCGCTCACCACTCAGATACCGACACTACAGGCCTGGGGAGCCAGCCATTTGGGACCGCGATTTGTCGGACCCTACGTTCAGCTGTTCTATGGGTCGGTGATACTCAGCTTCATGTCCGGCGTGCTATGGGGGTTTGCGACCAAGACGTCAGGACTGCGCGCTGCCACAGGATATGGTCTCGCGGTCCTGCCCGCCCTTTGGGCGTTCATTATGACCGGTGGAGGGCCAACCTCAGCCGGCATCAACCTCATCTATGGTTTTGCCGGATTGCTTTTGCTGGACTATGCGTTTTTCGTCTGGGGCTTGACCCCGTCATGGTGGATGCGCCTGCGACTGCTGCTGAGCGCAATTGTCATCGCCAGCCTGGCCGTAGGGGTTTACCTATGA
- a CDS encoding LysE family translocator — MISLQFLLTAFVVVLAPGTGVIYTIALGLGQGPRAAIWAAVGCTVGILPHLAAATLGLAAVLHASALLFQTVKVAGVLYLLYLAWQMLKAGGALSVSAVPSSRQSGLRIAQRGALINILNPKLSVFFLALLPPFLSGAASSATEEMIVLGAIFMAMTFAIFALYGLFAAQARNLILGSETVVKWLNRSFAVLFTALATRLAMERA, encoded by the coding sequence TTGATTTCGCTGCAATTTCTTCTCACCGCGTTTGTTGTTGTGCTCGCTCCGGGCACTGGCGTGATCTATACAATCGCCCTGGGCCTGGGCCAGGGGCCACGTGCTGCGATCTGGGCTGCGGTTGGCTGCACCGTCGGCATTCTGCCGCATCTTGCCGCCGCAACACTGGGGCTCGCTGCCGTGCTGCACGCTTCGGCCCTGCTGTTTCAGACAGTAAAGGTCGCTGGTGTACTCTATCTTCTCTATCTTGCTTGGCAAATGCTGAAGGCCGGCGGCGCACTGTCGGTGTCCGCCGTCCCTTCTTCCCGGCAGTCCGGACTGCGCATCGCCCAGCGAGGCGCGCTGATCAATATCCTGAACCCCAAGCTATCGGTGTTCTTTCTGGCTCTGTTGCCACCCTTCCTCTCCGGTGCGGCAAGCAGCGCCACGGAGGAAATGATCGTCCTTGGTGCGATCTTTATGGCAATGACCTTCGCCATCTTCGCGCTTTATGGTCTATTCGCCGCGCAGGCACGCAATCTGATCCTCGGGTCAGAAACAGTGGTCAAATGGCTCAATCGCAGCTTTGCCGTGCTGTTTACTGCACTGGCGACGCGGCTGGCGATGGAGCGTGCATGA
- the ispH gene encoding 4-hydroxy-3-methylbut-2-enyl diphosphate reductase: MTKPALTLFLAAPRGFCAGVDRAIKIVEMALEKWGAPVYVRHEIVHNKYVVDGLRAKGAVFVEELDECPDDRPVIFSAHGVPKAIPAEADRRQMIYVDATCPLVSKVHIEAQRHAENGLQMIMIGHKGHPETIGTMGQLPDGEVLLVETPDDVATVKVRDPDTLAYVTQTTLSVDDTKDIVAALQARFPNIVGPHKEDICYATTNRQEAVKEVAPKADALLVVGAPNSSNSRRLVEVGAKAGCQYAQLVQRAENIDWRALDGIKTVAITAGASAPELLVNEVIDAFRVRFDVTVEIVETAIEKVEFKVPRVLRETA; encoded by the coding sequence ATGACGAAGCCAGCCCTCACACTATTTCTTGCCGCACCGCGCGGTTTTTGTGCCGGTGTAGACCGCGCGATCAAGATCGTCGAAATGGCGCTCGAAAAATGGGGAGCACCTGTCTATGTGCGCCATGAAATCGTGCACAACAAATACGTGGTTGACGGGCTGCGCGCTAAGGGAGCGGTGTTTGTCGAAGAATTGGACGAATGCCCCGACGATCGGCCGGTGATCTTCTCAGCCCACGGTGTGCCGAAGGCGATCCCGGCAGAGGCGGACCGTCGCCAGATGATTTATGTCGATGCGACCTGCCCATTGGTGTCCAAGGTGCATATCGAAGCGCAGCGCCACGCTGAAAACGGCCTTCAAATGATCATGATTGGTCACAAAGGCCACCCAGAGACCATCGGCACCATGGGGCAGCTGCCTGATGGAGAAGTGCTGCTGGTCGAAACGCCTGACGATGTGGCCACGGTCAAGGTGCGCGATCCTGACACCCTCGCCTATGTCACCCAGACAACCCTATCGGTAGATGACACCAAGGATATTGTCGCGGCCCTTCAGGCTCGCTTTCCAAATATCGTTGGCCCCCACAAGGAGGACATCTGCTACGCCACAACCAATCGACAAGAGGCCGTGAAGGAAGTCGCGCCCAAGGCCGATGCGCTGCTCGTGGTTGGCGCACCCAATTCATCGAATTCACGCCGCCTGGTTGAGGTCGGCGCCAAGGCCGGCTGCCAATATGCCCAGCTGGTGCAGCGCGCAGAGAACATCGATTGGCGCGCACTGGATGGGATCAAAACCGTTGCTATCACCGCCGGGGCCTCGGCCCCGGAACTTCTGGTCAATGAAGTTATAGATGCGTTCCGTGTCCGGTTCGATGTCACCGTCGAGATTGTCGAAACCGCAATCGAGAAGGTTGAATTCAAGGTGCCACGCGTGCTGCGCGAAACGGCCTGA
- a CDS encoding NYN domain-containing protein encodes MFYKDERLALFIDGSNLYAAAKALGFDIDYKLLRQEFMRRGKLLRAFYYTALLENDEYSPIRPLVDWLHYNGFTMVTKPAKEYTDSMGRRKVKGNMDIELTVDAMELAPRVDHIVLFSGDGDFRPLIASLQRQGVRVSVVSTIRSQPPMISDELRRQADNFIELEELKDVIGRPPREQNDPRPVSTVTG; translated from the coding sequence ATGTTTTACAAGGACGAACGGCTCGCGCTGTTCATCGATGGCTCGAATCTTTATGCTGCCGCAAAGGCGTTGGGATTTGACATCGACTACAAATTGCTCAGGCAGGAATTCATGCGCCGGGGTAAATTGCTGCGAGCATTTTACTACACAGCCTTGCTGGAAAATGACGAGTATTCTCCGATCCGTCCGCTGGTCGACTGGCTGCACTACAATGGCTTCACCATGGTGACGAAGCCGGCCAAGGAATACACGGACAGCATGGGTCGACGTAAGGTTAAAGGAAATATGGATATCGAACTGACCGTGGATGCCATGGAACTGGCCCCACGAGTGGATCATATTGTGTTGTTTTCCGGGGATGGCGATTTTCGCCCGTTGATTGCCAGTCTTCAACGCCAGGGCGTCCGGGTGTCGGTGGTTTCGACCATCCGCAGTCAGCCACCAATGATCTCGGATGAGCTGCGACGCCAGGCCGATAATTTCATCGAACTGGAAGAGCTGAAGGACGTGATTGGTCGGCCACCTCGCGAACAGAATGATCCGCGCCCGGTATCTACCGTAACCGGCTAA
- the folK gene encoding 2-amino-4-hydroxy-6-hydroxymethyldihydropteridine diphosphokinase — MTEFRSEALIALGGNLPIGEQSVTHTLIAAIQQLSESDICLRAVSRFYQTPCFPVGAGPDYVNAAIRIHTDLSPRSLLDLLHEIEADFARQRAQRWGMRTLDLDLLAYDDLICPDVATFARWKDLPLDQQMKEAPGQLLLPHPRLQDRGFVLVPLRDVAPDWRHPILAKMVQDLCDALPKSDLNEISPL, encoded by the coding sequence ATGACCGAATTCCGGTCAGAGGCGCTGATCGCCCTTGGTGGAAACCTGCCTATTGGCGAGCAGTCCGTGACACACACCCTTATAGCGGCGATACAGCAGTTGTCCGAATCAGACATCTGCTTGCGGGCAGTGTCCCGGTTCTACCAGACGCCATGCTTTCCGGTTGGAGCTGGGCCGGACTATGTGAACGCGGCAATCCGCATCCACACCGATCTGTCACCGCGGTCTCTTCTGGACCTTTTGCACGAGATTGAGGCCGATTTCGCCCGTCAGCGTGCGCAGCGCTGGGGAATGCGGACATTGGACCTCGACCTGCTGGCATATGATGACTTGATCTGCCCGGATGTGGCCACCTTCGCCAGATGGAAGGATCTGCCACTTGATCAGCAGATGAAGGAAGCTCCGGGTCAGTTGCTTTTGCCGCATCCGCGCCTTCAGGACCGGGGTTTTGTTCTCGTGCCGCTCCGAGATGTTGCACCGGATTGGCGGCACCCGATTCTTGCCAAGATGGTGCAAGACCTCTGTGATGCACTGCCTAAGTCCGATTTGAATGAGATTTCCCCACTGTGA
- the rpoZ gene encoding DNA-directed RNA polymerase subunit omega yields the protein MARVTVEDCVDKVPNRFELVMLAAHRAREIAAGAALTVERDNDKNPVVSLREIADETQSADSLRERLIENNQSQIEVDEPEDDSMALLMGAENDKPSTDDMSEEKLLRALMEAQGQG from the coding sequence ATGGCCCGCGTGACGGTTGAAGACTGCGTAGACAAGGTTCCCAACCGCTTTGAGCTGGTGATGCTCGCGGCGCATCGCGCCCGTGAGATTGCGGCAGGTGCCGCCCTGACGGTCGAGCGTGACAACGACAAAAACCCTGTCGTGTCCCTGCGTGAGATCGCGGATGAGACACAGAGCGCAGATTCGCTGCGCGAGCGTCTGATCGAGAACAACCAGAGCCAAATCGAAGTGGACGAGCCGGAAGACGATTCCATGGCTCTGCTTATGGGAGCGGAAAACGACAAACCCTCCACCGACGATATGTCAGAAGAAAAACTGCTGCGTGCGCTAATGGAGGCGCAGGGGCAGGGCTGA
- a CDS encoding RelA/SpoT family protein gives MISPEDLIALVRNYNPRTNADRIADAYAFGEHMHEGQFRHSGEPYFTHPVAVAAILTEQRLDDATIITALLHDTIEDTKASYDEISNRFGPEVAMLVDGVTKLTNLQLSSRETKQAENFRKLFMAMSKDLRVILVKLADRLHNMRTIKAMRLDKQAQKARETMDIYAPLAGRMGMQWMREELEDLAFRVLNPEGRQSIIRRFVTLQRETGDVIHRITGDMRTELEKTGIEAEVFGRAKKPYSIWRKMQEKDQGFSRLSDIYGFRIITASEEDCYRALGAIHQRWRAVPGRFKDYISQPKSNGYRSIHATVSGRDGKRVEVQIRTRQMHDVAETGVAAHWSYRDGVRSENPFAVDPAKWIASLTEQFDAEEDHDEFLEAVKLEMYSDQVFCFTPKGDVIKLPKGATPIDYAYAIHTRIGHACVGAKVDAIRVPLWTRLRNGQSVEIITAEGQTPQVSWLEIATTGKARTAIRRALRELDRARFVKLGHELARSAFEHVGRKATDKALETAARALRVSSVDELLGRLGAAVLTAHDVVQAVYPELAADDSDEVSPRRAVIGLEPGQSFERAPCCQPLPGERIIGITYRGRGVVVHSADCDALGEVEDQPERWVDLHWHSGTHPAVYGVTLELTIGNDAGVLGRICTLIGEKKANISDLEFVDRKPDFYRLMINVELRDVEQLHSLMLMLEAESDVAAVARFRDLPESRPKLG, from the coding sequence ATGATTTCACCAGAAGACCTGATTGCTCTGGTCCGCAACTACAATCCAAGGACCAATGCGGACAGGATCGCCGATGCATATGCGTTTGGCGAACACATGCATGAGGGCCAGTTCCGCCATTCTGGCGAGCCCTATTTTACGCATCCGGTTGCTGTCGCGGCCATCCTGACAGAGCAGCGGCTGGATGATGCCACGATCATCACCGCGCTGCTGCATGACACAATCGAAGATACAAAAGCTTCCTACGATGAGATCTCTAACCGGTTTGGCCCTGAGGTGGCGATGCTGGTCGATGGCGTCACCAAGCTGACCAACCTGCAACTCTCGAGCCGTGAAACCAAACAGGCCGAGAATTTTCGTAAGCTGTTCATGGCGATGTCAAAGGACCTGCGGGTCATTCTCGTCAAACTCGCGGACCGTCTGCACAATATGCGGACCATCAAGGCGATGCGGTTGGACAAGCAGGCCCAAAAAGCCCGCGAGACCATGGATATATACGCACCACTTGCGGGTCGCATGGGGATGCAGTGGATGCGCGAAGAGCTGGAGGATCTGGCCTTTCGTGTGCTGAATCCCGAAGGCAGGCAGTCGATCATCCGGCGCTTTGTGACGTTGCAGCGTGAAACCGGCGATGTGATCCATCGGATCACCGGCGACATGCGTACCGAGTTGGAAAAGACGGGTATCGAGGCCGAGGTCTTTGGGCGAGCGAAAAAACCCTATTCAATCTGGCGTAAGATGCAGGAAAAAGATCAGGGCTTTTCGCGACTATCCGACATCTATGGGTTCCGCATTATCACTGCCAGTGAAGAAGACTGTTACCGGGCATTGGGTGCTATTCATCAGCGATGGCGCGCGGTCCCTGGTCGGTTCAAGGACTACATCAGCCAACCGAAATCTAACGGCTACCGATCAATCCACGCAACAGTTTCGGGGCGGGACGGTAAGCGGGTCGAAGTGCAGATCCGCACCCGCCAGATGCATGATGTTGCCGAAACCGGAGTGGCCGCGCATTGGTCCTATCGCGATGGTGTCCGTTCGGAAAATCCCTTTGCTGTCGATCCGGCGAAATGGATCGCCTCGCTGACTGAACAGTTCGACGCAGAAGAGGATCACGATGAATTCCTCGAAGCGGTTAAGCTGGAAATGTACTCTGACCAGGTGTTCTGCTTTACGCCTAAAGGTGACGTCATCAAGCTGCCCAAAGGGGCGACACCGATTGACTACGCTTATGCGATCCACACCAGGATCGGCCATGCCTGCGTCGGAGCCAAGGTGGATGCAATTCGCGTGCCTCTCTGGACCCGGCTGCGCAATGGGCAATCCGTGGAAATCATCACCGCCGAGGGGCAGACCCCGCAGGTAAGCTGGTTGGAGATTGCAACTACGGGTAAGGCGCGAACGGCCATCCGGCGGGCCTTGCGGGAATTGGATCGGGCGCGTTTTGTGAAACTGGGCCATGAACTCGCGCGCTCTGCCTTTGAACATGTCGGCCGCAAAGCAACCGATAAGGCCCTGGAAACTGCCGCAAGGGCCCTCAGGGTCAGTTCTGTTGATGAATTGCTCGGACGCCTGGGCGCTGCGGTGCTGACCGCGCATGACGTGGTGCAGGCAGTCTATCCTGAGTTGGCTGCTGACGACAGTGATGAGGTCTCGCCGCGTCGTGCGGTGATTGGTCTTGAGCCGGGACAGAGCTTTGAACGTGCGCCTTGCTGCCAGCCACTGCCGGGTGAACGCATTATTGGCATCACCTATCGCGGTCGCGGCGTTGTTGTGCATTCCGCTGATTGCGATGCGCTGGGCGAAGTTGAAGATCAACCAGAGCGCTGGGTTGATCTGCATTGGCACAGCGGCACCCATCCGGCGGTCTACGGTGTGACACTTGAGCTGACCATCGGCAACGACGCCGGTGTTCTGGGACGCATTTGCACATTGATCGGTGAAAAAAAGGCCAATATTTCTGACCTTGAATTTGTCGATCGGAAACCCGACTTTTACCGGCTGATGATTAATGTCGAACTGCGTGATGTGGAGCAGCTGCATTCGCTGATGTTGATGCTGGAAGCTGAGAGCGATGTTGCAGCCGTTGCTCGGTTCCGTGATTTGCCAGAAAGCCGCCCGAAACTAGGGTAG
- a CDS encoding DUF2062 domain-containing protein, which produces MVFRRRDRRPPLRALADFLWPRGGWGRAFHYVKHRVRRLPDSPERIARGVWAGVFTTFTPFYAMHFVVAAIIARLMNGNILAALSGTFFGNPLTYVPIGVASLQTGHWILGTEFDPDVDKSLVGKFLAAGSDLFDNLIALVMDRPADWQGLALFYHEVFFPYLVGGVLPGIITATVCYVLSVPVIRAYQLRRRSKIKAKFDIIKKRAALDAASDKGENGPL; this is translated from the coding sequence TTGGTATTCAGGCGCCGGGATAGACGCCCACCTTTGCGTGCGCTCGCGGATTTTTTGTGGCCGCGCGGCGGTTGGGGACGTGCGTTTCACTACGTGAAGCACCGGGTGCGGCGGTTGCCCGATTCGCCAGAACGTATCGCCCGCGGTGTTTGGGCCGGGGTTTTTACCACCTTCACGCCGTTCTACGCGATGCATTTCGTGGTAGCGGCCATCATTGCACGGCTGATGAATGGCAATATTTTGGCGGCTCTCAGTGGCACCTTCTTCGGCAATCCGCTGACCTACGTGCCTATCGGTGTGGCCTCTCTTCAAACCGGGCACTGGATCCTCGGGACTGAGTTTGACCCTGATGTGGACAAATCTCTGGTTGGGAAATTCCTCGCGGCGGGCAGCGATCTTTTTGACAATTTGATTGCGCTGGTGATGGACCGCCCCGCCGACTGGCAGGGGCTGGCGCTATTTTATCATGAAGTGTTTTTCCCCTATCTTGTGGGTGGCGTCTTGCCGGGCATCATCACAGCAACCGTTTGTTATGTGCTGAGTGTGCCAGTCATTCGCGCCTATCAGCTACGCCGCCGGTCCAAGATCAAGGCAAAGTTCGACATTATCAAGAAACGCGCCGCCTTGGATGCGGCAAGCGACAAGGGTGAAAACGGACCGCTCTAA